A stretch of the Pseudalkalibacillus hwajinpoensis genome encodes the following:
- the coaW gene encoding type II pantothenate kinase: MANKIGIDAGGTLIKTVHLENEKYCYQTFSTSNISDVVSWVNNHKEAKLMITGGKQMALAKLVENEVEMVPEFEATTSGFRALVDRAKLHLPDNYLVVNVGTGTSIHSVNGQSAERLGGTGVGGGMLMGLAYLLTGRTDFHEITRLAEKGDRNGIDLKVKDIYGDASPIGGDLTASNFGFIERMKQQEVKDEDVLACLIGMISESILMMAIPFAKTISTSNIVFIGSTFQSNPLFRQQLERFEELFDIKAYFPHLGQFSGAVGALLYR; encoded by the coding sequence ATGGCAAACAAAATAGGCATCGATGCTGGTGGGACGTTAATTAAAACTGTGCATCTTGAGAATGAAAAATACTGCTATCAGACTTTTTCAACGAGTAATATAAGCGATGTTGTGTCATGGGTAAATAACCATAAGGAAGCAAAGTTAATGATTACTGGTGGGAAGCAAATGGCTCTTGCTAAGCTTGTGGAAAATGAAGTCGAAATGGTTCCGGAATTTGAAGCGACTACATCAGGCTTCCGAGCTCTAGTGGATCGAGCAAAGCTTCATTTACCTGATAACTATTTAGTAGTGAACGTTGGCACTGGTACATCCATTCATTCTGTTAATGGCCAGAGTGCTGAAAGACTTGGAGGAACTGGAGTAGGCGGTGGAATGCTCATGGGACTTGCTTACTTATTGACTGGGCGAACAGATTTTCATGAGATTACTCGACTAGCAGAAAAAGGTGATCGAAATGGCATCGATTTAAAGGTGAAGGATATATATGGAGATGCCTCGCCCATTGGCGGTGATTTAACTGCCAGTAATTTTGGTTTCATTGAGCGGATGAAGCAGCAAGAAGTAAAGGATGAAGATGTGCTGGCATGTTTAATTGGAATGATTTCTGAATCGATTTTAATGATGGCTATCCCATTTGCGAAAACCATATCTACGTCAAACATAGTATTTATCGGTTCTACTTTTCAATCGAATCCATTATTTAGACAGCAGCTTGAACGTTTTGAGGAATTATTTGATATCAAAGCTTACTTTCCACATCTAGGGCAGTTCAGTGGAGCGGTCGGAGCATTATTGTATCGTTAA